In the Burkholderia cenocepacia genome, one interval contains:
- a CDS encoding MoaF C-terminal domain-containing protein, with product MERQDPVFIQVGALADGFAPEANILAPVDALVGRTLALGDASGAWRVYTFEPDALRCRDAATDTGSRAPCRVTRLRDGLYFVDYIDVTARATSVSLVIDLDAGVWTSVVGTLPTEADTRIDAFTRVARGLPLTAVDVQFRHGTLGGHAQPGPLHAPTRELIGKRTMYRYSPTECYEHIYLNENFYAWQCLQGVEGGLADVDRCHYFKMADELYLFVWREKVVPTLGVVLIDLAQRKTDGKIFGYQGGDFGTLSNFQIGAYAHVLNETVYPSGGEAQR from the coding sequence GTGGAACGACAGGACCCGGTATTCATTCAGGTGGGCGCGCTCGCGGACGGCTTCGCACCGGAGGCGAACATCCTCGCCCCCGTCGACGCACTCGTCGGGCGGACGCTGGCGCTTGGCGACGCATCGGGCGCGTGGCGCGTCTATACGTTCGAGCCGGATGCGCTGCGGTGCCGCGATGCGGCAACCGATACGGGCAGCCGCGCGCCGTGCCGCGTGACGCGGCTGCGCGATGGACTGTACTTCGTCGACTACATCGATGTCACTGCTCGGGCGACGTCGGTCAGCCTCGTGATCGACCTGGACGCCGGCGTGTGGACGTCGGTCGTCGGTACGCTGCCGACGGAAGCCGACACGCGCATCGATGCGTTCACGCGCGTCGCGCGCGGGCTGCCGCTGACGGCCGTCGACGTGCAATTCCGGCATGGCACGCTCGGCGGCCACGCGCAGCCGGGGCCGCTGCATGCGCCCACGCGCGAGCTGATCGGCAAGCGGACGATGTACCGCTACAGCCCGACCGAATGCTACGAGCACATCTACCTGAACGAGAATTTCTACGCGTGGCAGTGCCTGCAAGGCGTGGAAGGCGGGCTGGCCGATGTCGACCGCTGCCATTACTTCAAGATGGCGGACGAGCTGTATCTGTTCGTGTGGCGCGAGAAAGTGGTGCCGACGCTCGGCGTCGTGCTGATCGACCTCGCGCAGCGCAAGACCGACGGCAAGATCTTCGGTTATCAGGGCGGCGATTTCGGCACGCTGTCGAATTTCCAGATCGGCGCTTACGCGCATGTGCTGAACGAAACCGTGTACCCGTCCGGCGGCGAGGCGCAGCGATGA
- a CDS encoding FitA-like ribbon-helix-helix domain-containing protein, with product MPVITVRNLPDEVHRALRIRAAQHGRSTEAEVRDILEQAVRPGGRPRLGTLLAEIGREAGGIDFEVRRDASSTDPMSFE from the coding sequence ATGCCCGTGATCACCGTTCGAAATTTACCCGACGAAGTGCATCGCGCGCTTCGAATCCGGGCCGCGCAACATGGCCGCAGTACCGAAGCCGAGGTGCGAGACATTCTCGAGCAAGCCGTTCGGCCCGGCGGCCGACCCAGGCTCGGGACGCTGCTGGCTGAAATCGGCCGGGAAGCGGGCGGCATCGATTTCGAAGTTCGGCGCGACGCATCGTCAACCGATCCGATGAGCTTCGAATGA
- a CDS encoding AraC family transcriptional regulator → MHRVTHYRRTGEGIEAFSLESDRAFPRHAHDEFGVGVIVSGAHRSWSGRGQVDALAGDAIMVNPGEMHDGSPLEAGTGRRWRMLYLAPALVAGVAAEEGLGGVELAHPAVRDARLTAAVGRLHARIVAGETPPLARDEALVMLVAGLLARHANRTLPAAGVAPAVRVARERLDAAPAAPVSLAELADLSGVSRFQLLRGFARELGITPHAYLVQSRTRLARALLASGLPIADAAAEAGFADQSHLTRAFARQFGITPGRFTQAG, encoded by the coding sequence ATGCACCGTGTCACCCACTATCGACGCACCGGCGAAGGCATCGAGGCGTTCAGCCTCGAATCCGACCGCGCGTTTCCGCGCCACGCGCACGACGAATTCGGGGTGGGCGTGATCGTCAGCGGTGCGCACCGGTCGTGGAGCGGTCGCGGGCAGGTCGACGCGCTGGCGGGTGACGCGATCATGGTCAATCCCGGCGAGATGCACGACGGCTCGCCGCTCGAGGCCGGCACCGGCAGGCGCTGGCGGATGCTGTACCTCGCGCCCGCGCTGGTCGCGGGCGTCGCCGCGGAAGAAGGCCTCGGCGGCGTCGAGCTTGCCCATCCGGCCGTGCGCGACGCGCGGCTCACGGCCGCCGTCGGTCGGCTGCATGCGCGCATCGTCGCAGGCGAAACCCCGCCGCTGGCCCGCGACGAAGCGCTCGTGATGCTCGTCGCCGGTTTGCTCGCCCGGCACGCGAACCGCACGCTGCCGGCGGCCGGCGTCGCGCCGGCCGTCCGCGTCGCGCGGGAGCGGCTCGATGCAGCGCCGGCCGCTCCCGTGTCGCTCGCCGAGCTGGCCGACCTGAGCGGCGTCAGCCGCTTCCAGTTGCTGCGCGGCTTTGCGCGCGAGCTCGGCATCACGCCGCACGCCTATCTGGTTCAGTCGCGCACGCGGCTGGCGCGCGCGCTGCTGGCCAGCGGCCTGCCGATCGCCGATGCCGCGGCCGAAGCCGGCTTCGCCGATCAGAGCCACCTGACGCGTGCGTTCGCACGCCAGTTCGGGATCACGCCGGGGCGGTTCACGCAGGCGGGATAA
- a CDS encoding TonB-dependent receptor translates to MKSRPDELKLGKFTTLCSVLAASPAFADGTPPAAPASTEGHLAPIEIQGKTEHSYKADFSASAKFTAPLVDTPKSVTVIPQELIQSSGAATLTEALRTVPGITFGAGEGGNPLGDRPFIRGYDTQGSMFVDGMRDTGATTREIFNTERVEITKGSDGAYGGRGGAGGSINLITKAPHLGTTAAASAGLGTDRYRRFTADGNWQFAEHAAFRLNLMSHNNDVAGRDAVNNERWGVAPSIAFGLGTPTRVTASYYHLQTDDMPDGGIPYFYTTSNKPANVGTIYPAPVDRHNFYGLIDRDFRKTTSDISTIKIEHDITPNLTVRNTTRYTESTQDYIWTQPDDSQGNVVNGKVWRRNNNRNSSVNSLANLTELFGEFRTGPFKHSFTTGIELSREWGKRDSYTVATDKGKICQKGIGAASGYNCTSLWSPNPNDPWAGSITRNNDYAHARTTTKSIYGFDTIEITPRWQVNAGVRVDDYSTRFTDTKANGGKTTTRDDTLVNWQAGLVFKPAQNGSIYASYATSSTPAGMMLGEGSETQSLTPGHGGVGPNADQLSPEKNRSIELGTKWNVLNDKLSLTAALFQIDTTNARVTLPNNQYAMVGNKRVQGLELGLAGQITKQWQVFGGYTYMKSQLRDNGKDAANNGNRFPNTPKHSLTMWSNYDVTPKFTVGGGAFYMSEVFGDPANLRAVPSYWRFDAMAQYRINKKLDLQLNVNNLFNRTYFDQAYPAHYASIAPGRSAFVTLNARY, encoded by the coding sequence ATGAAATCCCGTCCGGACGAGCTGAAGCTCGGTAAGTTCACCACCTTGTGCAGCGTGCTCGCCGCGAGCCCCGCGTTCGCCGACGGCACGCCGCCCGCGGCGCCCGCCAGCACCGAAGGCCACCTCGCGCCGATCGAGATCCAGGGCAAGACCGAGCACAGCTACAAGGCCGACTTTTCCGCTTCCGCGAAATTCACCGCGCCGCTCGTCGACACGCCGAAATCCGTCACCGTGATCCCGCAGGAACTGATCCAGAGTAGCGGCGCGGCGACGCTGACCGAAGCGCTGCGCACCGTGCCCGGCATCACGTTCGGCGCCGGCGAAGGCGGCAACCCGCTCGGCGACCGTCCGTTCATTCGCGGCTACGACACGCAGGGCAGCATGTTCGTCGACGGCATGCGCGACACGGGCGCCACCACGCGCGAGATCTTCAATACCGAACGCGTCGAGATCACCAAGGGTTCCGACGGCGCGTACGGCGGCCGCGGCGGCGCCGGCGGCAGCATCAACCTGATCACGAAGGCCCCGCACCTCGGCACGACGGCCGCCGCGAGCGCGGGCCTCGGCACCGACCGCTATCGCCGCTTCACCGCCGACGGCAACTGGCAGTTCGCCGAGCACGCCGCGTTCCGCCTGAACCTGATGAGCCACAACAACGACGTCGCCGGCCGCGACGCCGTCAACAACGAGCGCTGGGGCGTCGCGCCGTCGATCGCGTTCGGTCTCGGCACGCCGACGCGCGTGACCGCGAGCTACTACCACCTGCAGACGGACGACATGCCCGACGGCGGCATCCCGTACTTCTACACGACCTCGAACAAGCCCGCGAACGTCGGCACGATCTATCCGGCGCCTGTCGATCGCCACAACTTCTACGGCCTGATCGACCGCGACTTCCGCAAGACCACGTCGGACATCAGCACGATCAAGATCGAGCACGACATCACGCCGAACCTCACGGTGCGCAACACCACGCGCTACACGGAATCGACGCAGGACTACATCTGGACGCAGCCGGACGACAGCCAGGGCAACGTGGTGAACGGCAAGGTCTGGCGCCGCAACAACAACCGCAACAGCTCGGTCAACAGCCTCGCGAACCTGACCGAGCTGTTCGGCGAATTCCGCACGGGCCCGTTCAAGCACAGCTTCACGACCGGCATCGAGCTGTCGCGCGAATGGGGCAAGCGCGACTCGTACACGGTCGCGACCGACAAGGGCAAGATCTGCCAGAAAGGCATCGGCGCCGCGTCGGGCTACAACTGCACGAGCCTGTGGTCGCCGAACCCGAACGATCCGTGGGCCGGTTCGATCACGCGCAACAACGACTACGCGCATGCGCGCACCACGACGAAGTCGATCTACGGCTTCGACACGATCGAGATCACGCCGCGCTGGCAAGTCAACGCCGGCGTGCGCGTCGACGACTACTCGACCCGCTTCACCGACACCAAGGCCAACGGCGGCAAGACCACCACGCGCGACGACACGCTCGTGAACTGGCAGGCCGGCCTCGTGTTCAAGCCCGCGCAGAACGGCAGCATCTACGCGTCGTATGCGACCTCGTCGACGCCCGCCGGCATGATGCTCGGCGAAGGCAGCGAAACGCAGTCGCTCACGCCGGGCCACGGCGGCGTCGGCCCGAACGCCGATCAGCTTTCGCCGGAAAAGAACCGCAGCATCGAGCTCGGCACGAAGTGGAACGTGCTGAACGACAAGCTGTCGCTGACGGCCGCGCTGTTTCAGATCGACACGACCAACGCACGCGTGACGCTGCCGAACAACCAGTACGCGATGGTCGGCAACAAGCGCGTGCAGGGTCTCGAGCTCGGCCTCGCCGGCCAGATCACGAAGCAATGGCAGGTGTTCGGCGGCTACACGTACATGAAGAGCCAACTGCGCGACAACGGCAAGGACGCCGCGAACAACGGCAACCGCTTCCCGAACACGCCGAAGCACAGCCTGACGATGTGGTCGAACTACGACGTCACGCCGAAGTTCACGGTCGGCGGCGGCGCGTTCTACATGTCGGAGGTGTTCGGCGATCCCGCGAACCTGCGCGCCGTGCCGTCGTACTGGCGCTTCGATGCGATGGCGCAGTACCGGATCAACAAGAAGCTCGACCTGCAACTGAACGTCAACAACCTGTTCAACCGCACCTACTTCGATCAGGCGTATCCGGCGCACTATGCGTCGATCGCGCCGGGCCGTTCGGCGTTCGTCACGCTGAACGCGCGCTACTGA
- a CDS encoding entericidin A/B family lipoprotein, producing the protein MTRTIAAMLLVVTAALAGCNTVAGVGQDISKGGQAISDSAEKAK; encoded by the coding sequence ATGACGCGTACGATTGCTGCAATGCTGCTGGTGGTGACCGCGGCGCTCGCCGGTTGCAATACGGTCGCCGGCGTGGGCCAGGACATTTCGAAGGGCGGCCAGGCGATCAGCGATTCGGCTGAAAAAGCCAAGTAA
- a CDS encoding M15 family metallopeptidase has translation MPAGLRLYVKEGYRPLALQRQYFTEHLAHLRRTLNPLPDEDTLVALTSHYVAPPEVAAHPTGAAIDLTLISAEGIEIDMGTIMNATDQESSGACYTHNAFISRAAARNRQILIDALTRAGFTNYPSEWWHWSFGDRYWAVMQNESHAIYGPVEESMLDEASR, from the coding sequence TTGCCCGCCGGCCTGCGCCTGTACGTCAAGGAAGGCTACCGTCCGCTGGCCCTGCAGCGCCAGTACTTCACCGAGCATCTCGCGCATCTGCGCCGGACGCTGAATCCGCTCCCGGACGAAGACACCCTGGTCGCCCTGACCAGCCACTACGTCGCACCGCCGGAAGTCGCCGCCCATCCGACGGGCGCCGCCATCGACCTCACGCTGATCTCGGCGGAAGGCATCGAGATCGACATGGGCACCATCATGAACGCCACCGACCAGGAATCGTCCGGCGCGTGCTATACGCACAACGCGTTCATCAGTCGCGCGGCCGCGCGAAACCGCCAGATCCTGATCGACGCGCTGACCCGCGCCGGCTTCACGAATTACCCGTCCGAATGGTGGCATTGGTCGTTCGGCGATCGCTATTGGGCCGTCATGCAGAACGAATCGCACGCAATTTACGGTCCCGTCGAGGAAAGCATGCTCGACGAAGCGTCGCGATGA
- a CDS encoding NTP transferase domain-containing protein: MSYASLATGVLLAGGLGQRFDPSGLHSKLLARLPDGTPVAVAAARRLAAATADVIAVVRPGAEKLAMLLNEAGCQVVYAPDALRGMGASLAAGVRTTPDANGWLVALGDMPWIAASTYETVARALEADDASIVAPAHRGVRGHPVGFAAHHFDALAALDGDTGARALFASAPVTLLDIDDPGILRDVDTPADLR; this comes from the coding sequence ATGTCCTATGCGTCACTCGCCACCGGCGTCCTGCTCGCCGGCGGCCTTGGTCAACGCTTCGACCCGAGCGGCCTGCACAGCAAGCTGCTTGCTCGGCTTCCCGACGGGACGCCGGTCGCAGTCGCCGCCGCCCGCCGTCTCGCGGCCGCCACCGCCGACGTGATCGCCGTCGTGCGTCCCGGCGCCGAAAAGCTTGCGATGCTGCTGAACGAAGCCGGCTGTCAGGTCGTGTACGCACCCGACGCGTTGCGCGGCATGGGCGCGAGCCTCGCGGCCGGCGTCCGCACGACCCCCGACGCGAATGGCTGGCTCGTCGCGCTCGGCGATATGCCGTGGATCGCGGCGTCCACCTACGAAACGGTCGCCCGGGCACTCGAAGCCGACGACGCGTCGATCGTCGCACCCGCGCATCGCGGCGTACGCGGCCATCCGGTCGGTTTTGCCGCGCACCACTTCGATGCGCTCGCCGCCCTCGACGGCGACACGGGTGCCCGCGCACTGTTCGCCAGCGCGCCGGTGACGCTGCTCGACATCGACGATCCCGGCATCCTGCGCGACGTCGATACCCCGGCGGATTTGCGCTGA
- a CDS encoding type II toxin-antitoxin system VapC family toxin, with translation MILVDTNVISEPLRREPNAAVIEWLDAQNVETLFLAAISLAEMRFGVAALPEGRRRDWLEQSIEQRVVPLFRGRVLPFDDAASKAYASLRAKARGTGNAMASADGFIAATAAANGLIVATRDVAPFEAAGLRVIDPWAA, from the coding sequence ATGATCCTCGTCGATACCAACGTCATTTCCGAGCCGCTGCGGCGCGAGCCGAACGCGGCCGTGATCGAATGGCTCGACGCGCAGAACGTCGAGACGCTGTTTCTTGCCGCGATCAGTCTGGCGGAAATGCGCTTCGGCGTGGCGGCGTTGCCGGAGGGCCGTCGGCGGGACTGGCTCGAGCAAAGTATCGAGCAGCGCGTCGTGCCGTTGTTTCGCGGCCGGGTCCTGCCGTTCGATGATGCGGCCAGCAAGGCGTACGCGAGCCTGCGCGCCAAGGCGCGTGGTACGGGCAACGCGATGGCGTCTGCCGACGGCTTCATTGCCGCAACCGCCGCGGCGAACGGGCTGATCGTGGCCACGCGCGACGTCGCGCCGTTCGAGGCGGCAGGCCTGCGTGTGATCGACCCTTGGGCCGCCTGA
- a CDS encoding SDR family oxidoreductase, producing the protein MNTRFDFGGSTMLVTGASSGIGRACAVALAQAGARVVAAGRDMAALDTLAGEIACDALRMDVGGDQHAIDAALAAYDAFDGLVNCAGIASLEPALEVGAAQFDRVMAVNARGAALVARAVARKMIGRDGRGAAHARGSIVNVSSQAALVGLPAHLSYCASKAAMDAITRVLCIELGPHGIRVNSVNPTVTLTPMAQFAWSEPDKRAPMLAAIPLGRFAEPHEVVEPILFLLSDAASMISGVSLPIDGGYTAR; encoded by the coding sequence ATGAACACACGATTCGATTTCGGCGGGTCAACGATGCTCGTCACGGGCGCCTCGAGCGGAATCGGCCGCGCATGCGCGGTCGCGCTGGCGCAGGCGGGGGCGCGCGTCGTCGCGGCGGGGCGCGACATGGCCGCACTCGACACGCTTGCCGGCGAGATTGCGTGCGATGCGTTGCGCATGGATGTCGGCGGCGATCAACACGCGATCGACGCAGCACTCGCCGCGTACGACGCGTTCGACGGCCTCGTCAATTGCGCGGGGATCGCGTCGCTCGAACCGGCGCTCGAGGTCGGTGCCGCGCAGTTCGATCGCGTGATGGCAGTCAATGCGCGTGGCGCGGCGCTTGTCGCGCGGGCCGTGGCGCGCAAGATGATCGGACGCGACGGACGTGGCGCGGCGCACGCACGGGGCAGCATCGTCAACGTGTCGAGTCAGGCGGCACTCGTCGGCCTGCCCGCACATCTGAGCTATTGCGCGTCGAAGGCGGCGATGGACGCGATCACGCGCGTGCTGTGTATCGAACTCGGGCCGCACGGCATTCGTGTGAACAGTGTGAACCCGACCGTCACGCTCACGCCGATGGCGCAGTTCGCGTGGAGCGAACCGGACAAGCGTGCGCCGATGCTCGCTGCGATTCCGCTCGGCCGGTTCGCGGAGCCGCACGAAGTCGTCGAACCGATCCTGTTTTTGCTGAGCGATGCGGCGTCGATGATCAGCGGCGTGTCGCTGCCGATCGACGGCGGATATACCGCGCGCTAG
- a CDS encoding type II toxin-antitoxin system Phd/YefM family antitoxin, producing MWHATVSKSEFSARAFEYLRLVETSGQKLVVTDHGRPVFEIHPYRSHESRPLDILRASVMHYDHPADPVEEEGVGIASLIEAASVDAMSKAARMRP from the coding sequence ATGTGGCACGCTACCGTTTCGAAATCCGAATTCAGCGCTCGCGCATTCGAGTACCTTCGACTCGTCGAGACATCGGGCCAAAAGCTCGTCGTCACTGACCATGGCCGTCCGGTATTCGAAATCCACCCGTATCGTTCACACGAGTCGCGACCATTGGACATATTGCGCGCGTCGGTCATGCACTACGATCATCCAGCCGATCCGGTTGAAGAAGAGGGGGTGGGAATTGCCTCGTTGATCGAGGCAGCCAGTGTCGATGCGATGAGCAAAGCCGCGCGGATGCGCCCGTAG
- a CDS encoding aspartate carbamoyltransferase translates to MTVPQQAFLRDAMRRLNMTREAFANRIGVSRRALDTWLLPDDSQESRGMPEIVERFVSEIVERSAPDGENYTQSVDKQGLAKQFLFEGKPQLISVDQFSRDSVEALFRVADVMQPIARRHKISRVLEGAVLGNLFFEASTRTRVSFGAAFCRLGGSVCDTTGFTFSSMAKGESIYDTSRVMAGYVDALVIRHPEKGSVAEFARATNLPVINGGDGPGEHPSQALLDLYTIQREFSRLGKIVDGAHIALVGDLKYGRTVHSLVKLLALYRGLKFTLVSPPTLEMPTYIVEQIATNGHVVEQTNDLATGLRGADVVYATRIQKERFTDESFEGYTPDFQINQALVDSVCKPDTLIMHPLPRDSRPGANDLSVDLNRDPRLAIFRQTDNGIPVRMAIFAILLGVENLVQHSMRDATWRPPAYLGPEDAVFHGID, encoded by the coding sequence ATGACCGTTCCCCAGCAAGCCTTCCTCCGCGACGCGATGCGCCGCCTCAACATGACCCGCGAGGCATTCGCGAATCGCATCGGCGTCAGCCGGCGCGCGCTGGATACCTGGCTGCTTCCGGACGATTCGCAGGAATCGCGCGGGATGCCCGAGATCGTCGAGCGCTTCGTGTCGGAAATCGTCGAGCGCTCGGCGCCGGACGGCGAGAACTATACGCAAAGCGTAGACAAACAAGGGCTTGCGAAGCAATTCCTGTTCGAAGGCAAGCCGCAACTGATCTCCGTCGACCAGTTCTCGCGGGATTCGGTCGAGGCGCTGTTCCGCGTGGCGGATGTCATGCAGCCGATCGCGCGCCGCCACAAGATTTCGCGCGTGCTCGAAGGCGCGGTGCTCGGCAACCTGTTCTTCGAGGCCAGCACGCGTACACGCGTGTCGTTCGGCGCGGCCTTCTGCCGGCTCGGCGGCTCGGTGTGCGACACGACGGGGTTCACGTTCTCTTCGATGGCCAAGGGCGAATCGATCTACGACACGAGCCGCGTGATGGCCGGCTACGTCGACGCGCTCGTGATCCGCCATCCGGAAAAAGGCTCGGTGGCCGAATTCGCGCGCGCGACCAACCTGCCGGTGATCAACGGCGGCGACGGCCCCGGCGAGCACCCGAGCCAGGCGCTGCTCGACCTCTATACGATCCAGCGCGAGTTTTCGCGACTCGGCAAGATCGTCGACGGCGCGCACATCGCGCTGGTCGGCGACCTGAAATACGGCCGCACCGTGCACTCGCTCGTCAAGCTGCTCGCACTGTACCGCGGGCTGAAGTTCACGCTCGTGTCGCCGCCGACGCTCGAGATGCCGACGTACATCGTCGAACAGATCGCGACGAACGGCCACGTGGTCGAGCAGACCAACGACCTCGCGACCGGGCTGCGCGGCGCGGATGTGGTCTACGCGACGCGAATTCAGAAGGAGCGCTTCACCGACGAGTCGTTCGAAGGCTATACGCCGGATTTTCAGATCAACCAGGCGCTGGTCGACTCGGTATGCAAGCCCGACACGCTGATCATGCACCCGCTGCCGCGCGACAGCCGGCCCGGTGCGAACGACCTGTCGGTCGACCTGAACCGCGACCCGCGTCTCGCGATCTTCCGGCAGACCGACAACGGCATTCCGGTGCGGATGGCGATCTTCGCGATACTGCTGGGTGTCGAGAATCTCGTCCAGCACTCGATGCGCGACGCGACGTGGCGACCGCCGGCGTACCTCGGGCCGGAAGACGCGGTGTTTCACGGGATCGACTAA
- a CDS encoding DMT family transporter, with product MKTRLIGYLYLAAAMAGVGSTVVASRLAAGGLPPFAATALRFLIATPLLFALMRAQRMRWPRISARDAVLLVIQAAAGGVGYTVLLISGTKLSSPLDAGVMLGTLPAMSTLIAAVVLRERQTPRDWLAAALATAGVLFVTFAPGHAMPSLQTLAGDALVLAAVACEAVFILLNRRLAAPLPPLALSTAMSGLGFMLALVPAAFEWQAVASGWTVRAVSAIVYYALIPTVLGYLCWYAGSARTSGTEAALFTAVAPVSAVLFAVALFGETLTGTRVAGIALVVAGMLVGATRRREPPGASRAPLAARTAID from the coding sequence ATGAAGACACGACTGATTGGCTATCTCTATCTCGCCGCCGCGATGGCGGGCGTCGGCAGCACCGTCGTCGCGAGCCGTCTCGCGGCCGGCGGCCTGCCGCCGTTCGCGGCCACCGCGCTGCGCTTCCTGATTGCGACCCCGCTGCTGTTCGCGCTGATGCGCGCGCAGCGCATGCGCTGGCCGCGCATTTCCGCACGCGACGCCGTGCTGCTCGTCATCCAGGCGGCGGCGGGCGGCGTCGGCTATACGGTGCTGCTGATCAGCGGCACGAAACTGTCGTCACCGCTCGATGCGGGTGTGATGCTCGGCACGCTGCCGGCCATGTCGACGCTGATCGCGGCCGTCGTGCTGCGCGAGCGGCAGACGCCGCGCGACTGGCTGGCCGCCGCGCTCGCCACGGCCGGCGTGCTGTTCGTCACGTTCGCGCCGGGCCACGCGATGCCGTCGCTGCAAACACTTGCCGGCGATGCGCTGGTGCTGGCGGCCGTCGCATGCGAAGCGGTCTTCATCCTGCTCAACCGGCGGCTTGCCGCGCCGTTACCGCCGCTCGCGCTCTCCACCGCGATGTCGGGCCTCGGCTTCATGCTCGCACTCGTGCCGGCCGCGTTCGAATGGCAAGCAGTGGCGAGCGGCTGGACCGTCCGCGCCGTATCGGCGATCGTCTACTACGCGCTGATTCCGACCGTGCTCGGCTACCTGTGCTGGTATGCGGGTTCGGCCCGTACGAGCGGCACCGAGGCGGCCCTGTTCACGGCGGTCGCGCCGGTTTCGGCCGTGCTGTTCGCGGTCGCGCTGTTCGGCGAAACGCTGACCGGCACGCGTGTCGCGGGCATCGCGCTCGTCGTCGCCGGCATGCTCGTCGGCGCGACGCGACGGCGCGAGCCGCCTGGCGCATCACGCGCTCCGCTCGCCGCGCGGACCGCCATCGACTGA
- a CDS encoding tetratricopeptide repeat protein yields MEAVSLKALASVSPREFADILAGPPERAAAWVAAAADNGIVDAQAVYGQYLLDGHGVARDPAAALDWFRHAARAGHPMAMNMLGRCYEFGWGTAACAPVAVYWYRLAAQAGLDWGMYNYATALALGNGVDENRADALDWFRRAAALGHAKSINLIGGFYEDGWVVSVEIEAAFDHYRRAAEAGDFRGQFNYARLLAERGRVDEALAWLARVPATATPAFIAKMRAYLVSSPLDAFRSAAMQLAPHAMESAS; encoded by the coding sequence ATGGAGGCCGTGTCGCTGAAGGCGCTCGCGTCGGTATCGCCGCGCGAGTTCGCCGACATCCTGGCCGGGCCGCCCGAGCGCGCCGCCGCGTGGGTCGCCGCGGCGGCCGACAACGGCATCGTCGACGCACAGGCCGTCTACGGGCAATACCTGCTCGACGGGCACGGCGTCGCACGCGATCCGGCCGCCGCGCTCGACTGGTTCCGGCATGCCGCGCGGGCCGGACACCCGATGGCGATGAACATGCTCGGGCGCTGCTACGAGTTCGGCTGGGGCACGGCCGCCTGCGCGCCGGTCGCCGTGTACTGGTACCGGCTTGCCGCGCAGGCGGGCCTCGACTGGGGCATGTACAACTACGCGACCGCACTTGCCCTCGGCAACGGCGTCGACGAGAACCGCGCCGACGCGCTCGACTGGTTCCGCCGCGCGGCCGCGCTCGGCCATGCGAAATCGATCAACCTGATCGGCGGGTTCTACGAGGATGGGTGGGTCGTATCGGTCGAGATCGAAGCCGCGTTCGACCACTATCGCCGTGCGGCCGAAGCCGGCGACTTCCGCGGCCAGTTCAACTATGCACGGCTGCTCGCCGAGCGCGGACGCGTCGACGAAGCGCTCGCTTGGCTCGCACGGGTGCCGGCCACCGCGACACCCGCGTTCATCGCGAAGATGCGCGCGTATCTCGTGTCGTCGCCGCTCGACGCTTTTCGTTCGGCGGCCATGCAGCTGGCGCCGCACGCCATGGAATCCGCATCATGA
- a CDS encoding Fe2+-dependent dioxygenase, protein MMLHIPGVLTRAQVAQCRDLLDAAEWVDGNATSGAQSALAKRNRQLPEGSPAARAVGDAIQDALARHPLFFSAALPLKVFPPLFNRYEGGETFGTHVDNAIRLLRGTDFRVRSDLSATLFLEEPDAYDGGELCVEDTYGVHRAKLPAGDLVLYPASSLHHVTPVTRGERVASFFWIQSMVRDDGDRTLLFQLDTQIQALSAEKGAKDPVVISLTGIYHNLLRKWADA, encoded by the coding sequence ATGATGCTTCATATCCCCGGCGTACTGACCCGAGCGCAAGTCGCGCAATGCCGCGACCTGCTCGATGCCGCCGAATGGGTCGACGGCAACGCGACGTCCGGCGCGCAGTCGGCGCTCGCGAAACGCAATCGACAACTGCCGGAAGGCTCGCCGGCCGCGCGTGCGGTGGGCGATGCGATTCAGGACGCACTCGCCCGCCATCCGCTGTTCTTTTCGGCGGCGCTGCCGCTCAAGGTATTTCCACCGCTGTTCAATCGCTATGAAGGCGGCGAGACGTTCGGCACGCACGTCGACAACGCGATCCGGTTGCTGCGCGGCACGGATTTCCGCGTGCGCAGCGATCTGTCGGCGACGCTGTTTCTCGAGGAACCCGACGCATACGACGGCGGCGAACTGTGCGTCGAGGATACGTATGGCGTGCATCGCGCGAAGCTGCCGGCGGGCGATCTCGTGCTGTATCCGGCGTCGAGCCTGCATCACGTGACGCCGGTGACGCGCGGTGAGCGCGTCGCGTCGTTCTTCTGGATTCAGAGCATGGTGCGCGACGACGGTGATCGCACGCTGCTGTTTCAGCTCGATACGCAGATTCAGGCGCTTTCCGCGGAAAAAGGCGCGAAGGACCCGGTGGTCATTTCGCTCACCGGGATTTATCACAACCTGTTGAGGAAGTGGGCGGATGCGTGA